The following coding sequences lie in one Ictalurus furcatus strain D&B chromosome 7, Billie_1.0, whole genome shotgun sequence genomic window:
- the LOC128610477 gene encoding C-type mannose receptor 2-like isoform X1: MESSTEKKWDEKNKKIFVKVKLILRYREGGTQQTPDRDTLQTPVRDTLQTPDRDTLQTPDRDTQTTAPSHQSLTVMGSAVNFIPLFSAGLWALALCASRQFYVVNTPMTWTDAQKYCRAKYTDLATIANDEEMNAVKEALNGSTEHFWIGLRQTDSNSSIVFNSRSWVWSDNSQVSYWYWNNNEPNNDGIDNCVEIWEASANNKWNDAGCNNTVHFVCYKKRTPLTVITEKKTWREALRYCRQHHVDLVSVDSQEMQDWVGNVTKNLSSDMWIGLRHTCALGFWYWVKGEMICYQNWAPGNGTGVEDCGDVERTGAVLSESKKWVSLPQTHELYFICVTFQ, from the exons ATGGAAAGcagcacagaaaaaaagtgggatgagaagaacaaaaaaatatttgtaaaagtgAAGCTCATTCTGAGGTACAGAGAAGGCGGAACACAGCAGACGccagacagagacacactgcaGACGCCAGTCAGAGACACACTGCAGACGccagacagagacacactgcagacgccagacagagacacacagaccaCAGCACCTTCACACCAGTCACTAACAG TTATGGGTTCAGCGGTGAACTTCATTCCGCTTTTCTCGG CAGGACTGTGGGCTCTCGCTTTGTGTGCATCTCGTCAGTTTTATGTGGTGAACACACCAATGACGTGGACCGATGCTCAGAAATACTGCAGAGCAAAATACACTGACCTGGCCACCATTGCGaatgatgaagaaatgaatgctGTGAAGGAAGCTCTTAACGGGAGCACAGAACATTTCTGGATAGGACTGAGGCAGACTGATAGCAAT TCCTCGATTGTTTTTAACAGTAGGTCCTGGGTCTGGTCAGATAATTCTCAAGTCTCATACTGGTACTGGAATAATAACGAGCCAAACAACGACGGGATTGATAACTGTGTGGAAATTTGGGAAGCAAGTGCAAATAATAAATGGAATGATGCAGGTTGCAATAACACTGTCCATTTTGTCTGCTATAAAA AACGAACTCCTCTCACCGtgatcactgagaagaagaccTGGCGAGAAGCCCTGAGGTACTGCAGACAGCATCATGTGGACCTGGTTTCTGTTGACTCGCAGGAAATGCAGGACTGGGTGGGAAATGTCACTAAAAATCTCTCCAGTGATATGTGGATTGGCCTGCGTCACACCTGCGCTCTGGGCTTCTGGTACTGGGTGAAGGGAGAGATGATCTGCTACCAAAACTGGGCTCCAGGTAACGGAACCGGAGTGGAAGATTGTGGTGATGTCGAGAGAACCGGAGCGGTTCTGTCCGAGAGTAAGAAGTGGGTCAGCCTGCCACAGACTCACGAACTCTACTTCATCTGTGTCACCTTCCAGTGA
- the LOC128610477 gene encoding C-type mannose receptor 2-like isoform X2 produces the protein MESSTEKKWDEKNKKIFVKVKLILRYREGGTQQTPDRDTLQTPVRDTLQTPDRDTLQTPDRDTQTTAPSHQSLTVMGSAVNFIPLFSGLWALALCASRQFYVVNTPMTWTDAQKYCRAKYTDLATIANDEEMNAVKEALNGSTEHFWIGLRQTDSNSSIVFNSRSWVWSDNSQVSYWYWNNNEPNNDGIDNCVEIWEASANNKWNDAGCNNTVHFVCYKKRTPLTVITEKKTWREALRYCRQHHVDLVSVDSQEMQDWVGNVTKNLSSDMWIGLRHTCALGFWYWVKGEMICYQNWAPGNGTGVEDCGDVERTGAVLSESKKWVSLPQTHELYFICVTFQ, from the exons ATGGAAAGcagcacagaaaaaaagtgggatgagaagaacaaaaaaatatttgtaaaagtgAAGCTCATTCTGAGGTACAGAGAAGGCGGAACACAGCAGACGccagacagagacacactgcaGACGCCAGTCAGAGACACACTGCAGACGccagacagagacacactgcagacgccagacagagacacacagaccaCAGCACCTTCACACCAGTCACTAACAG TTATGGGTTCAGCGGTGAACTTCATTCCGCTTTTCTCGG GACTGTGGGCTCTCGCTTTGTGTGCATCTCGTCAGTTTTATGTGGTGAACACACCAATGACGTGGACCGATGCTCAGAAATACTGCAGAGCAAAATACACTGACCTGGCCACCATTGCGaatgatgaagaaatgaatgctGTGAAGGAAGCTCTTAACGGGAGCACAGAACATTTCTGGATAGGACTGAGGCAGACTGATAGCAAT TCCTCGATTGTTTTTAACAGTAGGTCCTGGGTCTGGTCAGATAATTCTCAAGTCTCATACTGGTACTGGAATAATAACGAGCCAAACAACGACGGGATTGATAACTGTGTGGAAATTTGGGAAGCAAGTGCAAATAATAAATGGAATGATGCAGGTTGCAATAACACTGTCCATTTTGTCTGCTATAAAA AACGAACTCCTCTCACCGtgatcactgagaagaagaccTGGCGAGAAGCCCTGAGGTACTGCAGACAGCATCATGTGGACCTGGTTTCTGTTGACTCGCAGGAAATGCAGGACTGGGTGGGAAATGTCACTAAAAATCTCTCCAGTGATATGTGGATTGGCCTGCGTCACACCTGCGCTCTGGGCTTCTGGTACTGGGTGAAGGGAGAGATGATCTGCTACCAAAACTGGGCTCCAGGTAACGGAACCGGAGTGGAAGATTGTGGTGATGTCGAGAGAACCGGAGCGGTTCTGTCCGAGAGTAAGAAGTGGGTCAGCCTGCCACAGACTCACGAACTCTACTTCATCTGTGTCACCTTCCAGTGA
- the LOC128610476 gene encoding C-type mannose receptor 2-like isoform X1, whose product MESSTEKKWDEKNKKIFVKVKLILRYREGGTQQTPDRDTLQTPVRDTLQTPDRDTLQTPDRDTQTTAPSHQSLTVMGSAVNFILLFSAGLWALALCASRQFYVVNTPMTWTDAQKYCRAKYTDLATIANDEEMNAVKEALNGSTVKFWIGLRQTDSNSSIVFNSRSWVWSDNSQVSYWYWNNNEPNNDGIDNCVEIWEASANNKWNDAGCNNTVHFVCYKRRTPLTVITEKKTWREALRYCRQHHVDLVSVDSQEMQDWVEVVTKNVSSDMWIGLRHTCALGFWYWVKGEMICYQDWAPGNGTGVEDCGDVERTGAVLSESKKWVSLPQTHELYFICITFQ is encoded by the exons ATGGAAAGcagcacagaaaaaaagtgggatgagaagaacaaaaaaatatttgtaaaagtgAAGCTCATTCTGAGGTACAGAGAAGGCGGAACACAGCAGACGccagacagagacacactgcaGACGCCAGTCAGAGACACACTGCAGACGccagacagagacacactgcagacgccagacagagacacacagaccaCAGCACCTTCACACCAGTCACTAACAG TTATGGGTTCAGCGGTGAACTTCATTCTGCTTTTCTCGG CAGGACTGTGGGCTCTCGCTTTGTGTGCATCTCGTCAGTTTTATGTGGTGAACACACCAATGACGTGGACCGATGCTCAGAAATACTGCAGAGCAAAATACACTGACCTGGCCACCATTGCGaatgatgaagaaatgaatgctGTGAAGGAAGCTCTTAACGGGAGCACAGTAAAATTCTGGATAGGACTGAGGCAGACTGATAGCAAT TCCTCGATTGTTTTTAACAGTAGGTCCTGGGTCTGGTCAGATAATTCTCAAGTCTCATACTGGTACTGGAATAATAACGAGCCAAACAACGACGGGATTGATAACTGTGTGGAAATTTGGGAAGCAAGTGCAAATAATAAATGGAATGATGCAGGTTGCAATAACACTGTCCATTTTGTCTGCTATAAAA GACGAACTCCTCTCACCGtgatcactgagaagaagaccTGGCGAGAAGCCCTGAGGTACTGCAGACAGCATCATGTGGACCTGGTTTCTGTTGACTCGCAGGAAATGCAGGACTGGGTGGAAGTAGTCACTAAAAATGTCTCCAGTGATATGTGGATTGGCCTGCGTCACACCTGCGCTCTGGGCTTCTGGTACTGGGTGAAGGGAGAGATGATCTGCTACCAAGACTGGGCTCCAGGTAACGGAACCGGAGTGGAAGATTGTGGTGATGTCGAGAGAACCGGAGCGGTTCTGTCCGAGAGTAAGAAGTGGGTCAGCCTGCCACAGACTCACGAACTCTACTTCATCTGTATCACCTTCCAGTGA
- the LOC128610476 gene encoding C-type mannose receptor 2-like isoform X2 yields the protein MESSTEKKWDEKNKKIFVKVKLILRYREGGTQQTPDRDTLQTPVRDTLQTPDRDTLQTPDRDTQTTAPSHQSLTVMGSAVNFILLFSGLWALALCASRQFYVVNTPMTWTDAQKYCRAKYTDLATIANDEEMNAVKEALNGSTVKFWIGLRQTDSNSSIVFNSRSWVWSDNSQVSYWYWNNNEPNNDGIDNCVEIWEASANNKWNDAGCNNTVHFVCYKRRTPLTVITEKKTWREALRYCRQHHVDLVSVDSQEMQDWVEVVTKNVSSDMWIGLRHTCALGFWYWVKGEMICYQDWAPGNGTGVEDCGDVERTGAVLSESKKWVSLPQTHELYFICITFQ from the exons ATGGAAAGcagcacagaaaaaaagtgggatgagaagaacaaaaaaatatttgtaaaagtgAAGCTCATTCTGAGGTACAGAGAAGGCGGAACACAGCAGACGccagacagagacacactgcaGACGCCAGTCAGAGACACACTGCAGACGccagacagagacacactgcagacgccagacagagacacacagaccaCAGCACCTTCACACCAGTCACTAACAG TTATGGGTTCAGCGGTGAACTTCATTCTGCTTTTCTCGG GACTGTGGGCTCTCGCTTTGTGTGCATCTCGTCAGTTTTATGTGGTGAACACACCAATGACGTGGACCGATGCTCAGAAATACTGCAGAGCAAAATACACTGACCTGGCCACCATTGCGaatgatgaagaaatgaatgctGTGAAGGAAGCTCTTAACGGGAGCACAGTAAAATTCTGGATAGGACTGAGGCAGACTGATAGCAAT TCCTCGATTGTTTTTAACAGTAGGTCCTGGGTCTGGTCAGATAATTCTCAAGTCTCATACTGGTACTGGAATAATAACGAGCCAAACAACGACGGGATTGATAACTGTGTGGAAATTTGGGAAGCAAGTGCAAATAATAAATGGAATGATGCAGGTTGCAATAACACTGTCCATTTTGTCTGCTATAAAA GACGAACTCCTCTCACCGtgatcactgagaagaagaccTGGCGAGAAGCCCTGAGGTACTGCAGACAGCATCATGTGGACCTGGTTTCTGTTGACTCGCAGGAAATGCAGGACTGGGTGGAAGTAGTCACTAAAAATGTCTCCAGTGATATGTGGATTGGCCTGCGTCACACCTGCGCTCTGGGCTTCTGGTACTGGGTGAAGGGAGAGATGATCTGCTACCAAGACTGGGCTCCAGGTAACGGAACCGGAGTGGAAGATTGTGGTGATGTCGAGAGAACCGGAGCGGTTCTGTCCGAGAGTAAGAAGTGGGTCAGCCTGCCACAGACTCACGAACTCTACTTCATCTGTATCACCTTCCAGTGA
- the LOC128610473 gene encoding tripartite motif-containing protein 16, which produces MAETNILGLQDQFSCPICLDLLKDPVTILCGHTFCMVCINGCWDQEDQKGVYSCPQCKETFTPRPVVSKNTVLAELMEKLMIEHQARRPTQCSTVTEECDFCTGRKSKAIKSCLVCLASFCETHLQPHYESPAFKKHKLVEASRRLQEQICSQHDKLLEVYCHTDQQCICMLCMLDTHKGHDTVSGAEASAEKKKQLLKTQRKCQQRILDREKEHQELSEAVEFYERSAQKAVQESERIFTELIRSIERRRCEVTELIRAQEKAAVSRAEEVMKQLEQEIAELKRRDSELEVLSHTDPIHFLQSFPSLLDIPGSADVHSIELSPFLSLEDVTAFVSQLRDKVEKFCYQEFRMVSNAVKEIQIIPLPEPKSREEFLQYSCQFTLDPDTVNKHLCLSERNTVVTCSETAQSYSVHPDRFDYYLQVLCTESVCGRCYWEVEWSGHHGVSIAVSYKNISRKGKGTECLFGRNDQSWRLFCYPSCYSFKHIKKEIKIPVMPSSSRIGVYVDHRAGTLSFYSVSDTMKLLHRVHTMFTQPLYPGFVVCKGSAIKL; this is translated from the exons ATGGCGGAGACGAATATTTTAGGACTTCAGGATCAGTTCAGCTGTCCAATCTGTCTGGATCTACTCAAGGATCCAGTGACTATTCTCtgtggacacactttctgtatgGTGTGTATTAATGGCTGCTGGGATCAGGAGGATCAGAAGGGAGTCTATAGCTGTCCTCAGTGTAAAGAAACCTTCACTCCAAGACCTGTTGTGAGTAAAAACACTGTTCTGGCTGAACTAATGGAGAAACTAATGATAGAACACCAAGCTAGACGTCCTACTCAGTGTTCCACTGTAACTGAAGAGTGTGATTTCTGCACTGGGAGAAAATCCAAAGCCATCAAGTCCTGTCTGGTGTGTCTGGCCTCTTTCTGTGAAACTCACCTCCAGCCTCACTATGAATCTCCTGCCTTTAAGAAGCACAAGCTGGTGGAAGCCTCCAGACGACTCCAGGAGCAGATCTGCTCTCAGCATGACAAACTGCTGGAGGTTTACTGTCACACTGATCAGCAGTGTATCTGCATGTTGTGTATGTTAGATACACATAAAGGACATGATACAGTATCAGGTGCAGAAGCAAGCGCTGagaaaaag AAGCAGCTGTTGAAGACACAGAGAAAATGTCAGCAGAGAATCTTGGATAGAGAGAAGGAGCATCAGGAGCTATCAGAAGCTGTGGAGTTTTATGAG CGCTCTGCACAAAAAGCAGTTCAGGAAAGTGAGAGGATCTTTACGGAGCTGATCAGATCCATCGAGAGAAGACGTTGTGAGGTGACAgagctgatcagagctcaggagaaagCTGCAGTGAGTCGAGCTGAAGAAGTCATGAAGCAGCTGGAGCAGGAGATTGCAGAGCTGAAGAGGAGAGACTCTGAGCTGGAGGTGCTTTCACACACGGATCCCATCCATTTCCTCCAG AGTTTCCCCTCTCTTTTGGACATTCCTGGATCTGCAGACGTACACTCCATCGAGCTCagtcctttcctctctcttgagGATGTAACAGCGTTTGTGTCTCAACTGAGGGACAAAGTGGAAAAGTTCTGCTATCAGGAGTTCAGAATGGTATCAAATGCAG TAAAAGAAATCCAGATTATTCCTCTTCCTGAACCCAAAAGCAGAGAAGAGTTCCTACAGT ATTCCTGCCAGTTCACACTGGACCCGGACACGGTAAATAAacacctctgtctgtctgagagGAACACAGTGGTGACCTGCAGTGAAACAGCACAATCCTATTCTGTTCATCCAGACAGATTTGACTATTATCTCCAGGTGTTGtgtacagagagtgtgtgtggacgctgttactgggaggtTGAATGGAGCGGACATCATGGCGTTTCTATAGCAGTGTCGTATAAAAACATCAGCAGGAAAGGAAAAGGTACTGAATGTTTGTTTGGCCGAAACGATCAGTCCTGGAGATTGTTTTGCTATCCCTCCTGCTACTCGttcaaacacattaaaaaagaaattaaaatcccAGTAATGCCCAGCTCCTCtagaataggagtgtatgtggatcacagggcaggaactctgtccttctacagcgtctcggacacgatgaagctcctccacagagttCACACCATGTTCACTCAGCCTCTTTACCCCGGGTTTGTGGTTTGTAAAGGATCAGCTATTAAACTGTAA
- the LOC128610740 gene encoding macrophage mannose receptor 1-like, with product MGNFIVQDTVNQFHIPIHPLLQPHKLQAIDGAPIRGEIISHCTEPLFLQISALHKDTIILYITISARNPVILGLQWLELYNPPISWTDKKIPHWSPYCHGHCLQAPVIPLATTIVESPNNLTPVHVLPEHHELYEVFSKEKASRLPPHLPYDCAIELLPGSSPPRGFSLRPCIHYWSLNQCSVKYHYPLPLLPAALEQLRSATIFTKLGLHSAYNLFYVVNTPMTWTDAQKYCRAKYTDLATIANDEEMNAVKEALNGSTEHFWIGLRQTDSNSSIVFNSRSWVWSDNSQVSYGYWNETEPNNDGIDNCVEIWEASANNKWNDAGCNNTVHFVCYKRRTPLTVITEKKTWREALRYCRQHHVDLVSVDSQEMQDWVEVVTKNVSSDMWIGLRHTCALGFWYWVKGEMICYQDWAPGNGTGVEDCSDVERTGAVLSESKKWVSLPQTHELYFICITFQ from the exons ATGGGGAACTTCATCGTTCAAGACACGGTGAACCAGTTCCACATCCCCATTCATCCCTTACTACAGCCACATAAGCTTCAAGCTATTGATGGAGCTCCAATCAGAGGAGAGATCATCTCGCACTGTACAGAACCCCTCTTCCTCCAGATCAGCGCACTCCATAAGGACACCATCATTCTCTACATCACCATTTCTGCCAGAAATCCTGTCATCCTAGGTCTCCAATGGTTGGAGCTATACAATCCTCCTATTTCATGGACCGACAAAAAAATCCCTCACTGGTCTCCTTACTGCCATGGACACTGTCTTCAAGCTCCAGTTATCCCACTAGCAACCACAATAGTGGAAAGTCCCAACAACCTCACTCCAGTTCATGTTCTACCTGAGCATCATGAACTCTATGAGGTATTCAGCAAGGAGAAAGCAAGCAGACTACCACCACACCTCCCATATGACTGTGCGATTGAGCTGCTGCCCGGATCCAGCCCACCTCGT GGATTCAGCCTCAGGCCATGCATTCATTACTGGAGCCTCAACCAATGCTCTGTCAAGTACCACTATCCTTTGCCACTTCTGCCTGCAGCCCTTGAACAACTAAGATCAGCAACCATCTTCACAAAGCTGGGCCTTCACAGTGCTTACAACCTG TTTTATGTGGTGAACACGCCAATGACGTGGACCGATGCTCAGAAATACTGCAGAGCAAAATACACTGACCTGGCCACCATTGCGaatgatgaagaaatgaatgctGTGAAGGAAGCTCTTAACGGGAGCACAGAACATTTCTGGATAGGACTGAGGCAGACTGATAGCAAT TCCTCGATTGTTTTTAACAGTAGGTCCTGGGTCTGGTCAGATAATTCTCAAGTCTCATACGGGTACTGGAATGAAACAGAGCCAAACAACGACGGGATTGATAACTGTGTGGAAATTTGGGAAGCAAGTGCAAATAATAAATGGAATGATGCAGGTTGCAATAACACTGTCCATTTTGTCTGCTATAAAA GACGAACTCCTCTCACCGtgatcactgagaagaagaccTGGCGAGAAGCCCTGAGGTACTGCAGACAGCATCATGTGGACCTGGTTTCTGTTGACTCGCAGGAAATGCAGGACTGGGTGGAAGTAGTCACTAAAAATGTCTCCAGTGATATGTGGATTGGCCTGCGTCACACCTGCGCTCTGGGCTTCTGGTACTGGGTGAAGGGAGAGATGATCTGCTACCAAGACTGGGCTCCAGGTAACGGAACCGGAGTGGAAGATTGTAGTGATGTCGAGAGAACCGGAGCGGTTCTGTCCGAGAGTAAGAAGTGGGTCAGCCTGCCACAGACTCACGAACTCTACTTCATCTGTATCACCTTCCAGTGA